gatgaagaacaGGATGACGAGGGAGGTGGAAAcgaagaggaggatgacgacgaagaggaagacgaggaggatgatgaggacgatgatgatgaagaggatgaggaagacgaagaagaagacgaatacaatgatgatgatgaagaagaggatgacgatgaggaggaagacgaagaggatgatgaggacgatgatgatgaagaggatgaggaagaggacgaagaagaggatgacgacgatgaagaggatgaagaagaagaggaagaagaggaggaagaggaggaggaggaagaggaagatgaggAAGGGGACGCGCAGGACGACGGAGCGGATGAGGACCCCTACATGCTGAAAGATGCGACATACATCCAAAAGAACGAACTCTGGAGAAACCGACAGAGAGTCCTGATAGTGAGGTCGccgctaaaaaaaaagaactgcAAATCGTTCGTCGAAAATTTAAAGCTATTGCTACCGCATCATAAGACGGAAAGCAAGTGGAATAAGAAGGCCAAAAAAAGCGACCTATGCGACATAAGCTACAGCAGAAACTGCAAtaacataatattttttgatgtaaaaaaaaaaagatattgCTTGTGGATATGTAAAAATAGAACAGGACCTTCCCTATATTTTGAGATCTTGGATTATATCCCCTTGCACAGTTTACTCTTTTCGGGAAACTGCTTACTATATTCAAGGCCGCTTTTAATATTTAGTAAACCATTTGACGAATTGGAGCACCTAAAGTTAATTAAGGAGGTTTTCATTCAAGTGTTCGGGACACCCAACTACCATCCGCTAAGCAAGCCCTTCTATGATCACTGCTACTCTTTTGTGCATGTGAATAATTTAATATACTTTAGACATTACCAAATAATGCCCATAACGTTAGCAGATTCTAACAATGTTAACAAGCAGAAGTTGGTGGAAATTGGTCCCAAGTTTACCCTACATATTATCCGAATTTTTGAGGAGTGCTTTAAAGGGAGGGTTTTGTACGAAAATATCAAGTACAAGAATTATGTTTCCCCGCAGCAGATGCGGATGGAAAAGGATGCCCataagaaaatgaagaatttaaaggaaaaaaagaaaatgattaAGAGGATGAAGTTTATCCGGACACCGATTAAGACG
The Plasmodium knowlesi strain H genome assembly, chromosome: 2 DNA segment above includes these coding regions:
- a CDS encoding ribosome biogenesis protein BRX1, putative, with the protein product MNEQGDVESEVLQDVEGNDEGEESCMPINGYTCDTKKRKEGAEADNVVEVEVQEEEENDQVDEEEDEEQDDEGGGNEEEDDDEEEDEEDDEDDDDEEDEEDEEEDEYNDDDEEEDDDEEEDEEDDEDDDDEEDEEEDEEEDDDDEEDEEEEEEEEEEEEEEEEDEEGDAQDDGADEDPYMLKDATYIQKNELWRNRQRVLIVRSPLKKKNCKSFVENLKLLLPHHKTESKWNKKAKKSDLCDISYSRNCNNIIFFDVKKKRYCLWICKNRTGPSLYFEILDYIPLHSLLFSGNCLLYSRPLLIFSKPFDELEHLKLIKEVFIQVFGTPNYHPLSKPFYDHCYSFVHVNNLIYFRHYQIMPITLADSNNVNKQKLVEIGPKFTLHIIRIFEECFKGRVLYENIKYKNYVSPQQMRMEKDAHKKMKNLKEKKKMIKRMKFIRTPIKTDIDF